From one Mucilaginibacter inviolabilis genomic stretch:
- a CDS encoding tetratricopeptide repeat protein produces MKGHKNYLLALEVNKKMYEKGLRTEEQVELYSQYFKYIKKAAYQGYVEALFDMGQQYEDVGFLGIPNPLFDPKKCVYWYTKACNKGHAIACNNLSNFYALGDGCQQDFDRALELLKRSAELGSELGKKNYKMKLRDLANTGKYLK; encoded by the coding sequence ATGAAGGGACACAAAAATTATCTTTTGGCGCTTGAGGTTAATAAAAAAATGTATGAGAAAGGACTTAGGACCGAAGAACAAGTTGAGTTATATAGTCAATATTTTAAATACATAAAGAAAGCGGCATATCAAGGATATGTAGAGGCGTTATTTGACATGGGGCAGCAATACGAGGATGTTGGTTTTTTGGGAATTCCTAACCCTCTATTTGATCCTAAAAAATGTGTTTATTGGTATACAAAAGCCTGTAATAAAGGCCATGCTATAGCATGTAATAACCTATCAAATTTTTATGCACTTGGGGATGGGTGCCAACAAGATTTTGATCGAGCTCTTGAATTGCTTAAGCGATCTGCTGAATTGGGGTCGGAGCTTGGGAAAAAAAATTACAAGATGAAGCTTAGGGATTTAGCAAATACAGGAAAATATCTGAAGTGA